A single genomic interval of Sinorhizobium garamanticum harbors:
- a CDS encoding CbtB domain-containing protein, protein MATSTASSISLSLNDRLVAGISALLIGAFLVFGAGLANSAVLHDTAHDTRHSYGFPCH, encoded by the coding sequence ATGGCTACGTCTACAGCTTCGAGCATTTCGCTCTCCCTTAACGATCGCCTGGTCGCGGGCATCTCCGCCCTGTTGATCGGCGCCTTCCTCGTCTTCGGTGCCGGCCTCGCGAATTCGGCCGTTCTGCACGATACGGCGCACGACACCCGCCATTCCTACGGCTTCCCCTGCCACTGA
- a CDS encoding TetR/AcrR family transcriptional regulator codes for MIDKQTPAVGPTEGQPSLRRTPSQKRSRERVEHILSCATGLIEEKGSDAMRMSEVAETAGISIGSLYQYFPDKAAIVRTLAERYNAASRDCIASEFAKVTTLAELRSAFSALFDTYYDMFLAEPVMRDVWSAMQADRTLRKIELAESRANGRLLAETWARVQPETPRQRIDDAAFLIMHLGECTMRLAVSVDRPEGDRIVAAFKHMILREFVADATSEAASSIDIARGRP; via the coding sequence ATGATTGACAAGCAAACTCCGGCCGTCGGGCCAACGGAAGGGCAACCAAGCCTGCGCCGCACGCCGAGCCAGAAGCGCAGCCGCGAGCGCGTCGAGCACATCCTTTCCTGCGCCACCGGGCTGATCGAGGAAAAAGGCAGCGACGCCATGCGCATGAGCGAGGTCGCGGAGACGGCCGGTATTTCCATCGGTTCGCTCTATCAGTACTTTCCCGACAAGGCGGCGATCGTGCGCACCCTTGCCGAACGCTACAATGCCGCCAGCCGGGACTGCATCGCGAGCGAGTTCGCTAAAGTCACTACCCTCGCCGAGTTGCGCAGCGCCTTTTCGGCGCTCTTCGACACTTACTACGACATGTTTCTCGCCGAGCCGGTGATGCGCGACGTCTGGTCGGCGATGCAGGCGGACAGAACCCTGCGCAAGATCGAACTCGCCGAAAGCCGGGCCAATGGACGCTTGCTTGCCGAAACCTGGGCAAGGGTTCAGCCGGAAACGCCGCGCCAAAGGATCGACGATGCCGCCTTCCTCATCATGCATCTTGGCGAATGCACGATGCGGCTCGCAGTCTCGGTCGACAGGCCGGAGGGCGACCGCATCGTCGCCGCCTTTAAGCACATGATCCTTCGTGAATTTGTCGCGGATGCAACGTCAGAAGCCGCAAGTTCAATTGACATCGCCCGAGGCCGACCCTAA
- a CDS encoding DUF1772 domain-containing protein: MVALIPALAFAAIIGSGLMAGLFFIFSVCIMQALSRLPPEQGIAAMNAINEVIQNPLFLTAFMGTALLGLILVGAAFFSGGQGSWLLAAGGLAYVVGTLLVTMVFNVPLNDALAAASGEAAREIWQKQYLTDWVWWNHVRTVTSIGALALFVLGFARS, from the coding sequence ATGGTTGCCCTGATACCCGCTCTGGCTTTCGCCGCTATCATCGGATCCGGCCTGATGGCCGGCCTGTTCTTCATCTTCTCGGTGTGCATCATGCAGGCCCTGTCGCGGTTGCCGCCCGAGCAAGGGATTGCCGCGATGAACGCCATCAATGAGGTGATCCAGAATCCGCTCTTTCTCACCGCCTTCATGGGAACGGCGCTTCTGGGGCTGATTCTCGTCGGCGCTGCCTTCTTTTCTGGAGGGCAGGGCAGCTGGTTGCTTGCGGCCGGCGGCCTTGCCTATGTAGTCGGAACGCTGCTGGTGACGATGGTCTTCAATGTGCCGTTGAACGATGCGCTTGCGGCGGCTTCGGGTGAGGCAGCCCGCGAGATCTGGCAGAAGCAATACCTGACCGATTGGGTCTGGTGGAATCACGTCCGGACCGTCACCTCGATTGGAGCGCTGGCGCTCTTCGTGCTCGGCTTCGCGCGGAGCTAG
- a CDS encoding crotonase/enoyl-CoA hydratase family protein, which yields MSDTVLFDAADGVALLTLNRPEKLNALSYEMIDRLLSLLDLIEVDDTVQVVILTGAGERAFSAGGDIREFSRSVAQGANAAVRDFVRRGQRLTARLEAFPKPVIAAVNGLAYGGGCEITEAVHLAIASDRARFAKPEIKLAMPPTFGGTQRLPRLAGRKRALELLLTGDEFSASQALELGLVNKIVPHDDLIASARALALRITRHSPLAAAAIITAVTRGLNMTIGEGLLNESEQFAHMVPSHDLAEGLLAWKERREAHYTGR from the coding sequence ATGTCCGACACAGTCCTTTTCGATGCTGCCGACGGCGTCGCGCTGCTCACCCTCAACCGGCCGGAAAAGCTGAACGCGTTGAGCTACGAAATGATTGATCGGCTTCTTTCCCTCCTCGACCTGATCGAAGTGGACGACACCGTCCAGGTGGTCATCCTCACTGGCGCCGGAGAACGCGCCTTTTCGGCCGGCGGCGACATTCGCGAGTTTTCCAGAAGCGTAGCGCAGGGGGCAAATGCAGCCGTCCGCGATTTCGTGCGGCGCGGACAAAGGCTCACCGCTCGGCTGGAAGCCTTTCCGAAGCCGGTCATCGCGGCCGTCAACGGCCTTGCCTATGGCGGCGGCTGCGAGATCACCGAAGCCGTGCATCTCGCGATCGCCAGCGACCGGGCGCGCTTTGCCAAGCCGGAGATCAAGCTTGCCATGCCGCCGACCTTCGGCGGCACCCAGCGCCTACCGCGCCTCGCCGGCCGCAAGCGCGCGCTCGAACTGCTTCTCACAGGAGACGAATTTTCCGCGAGCCAAGCGCTCGAGCTGGGACTCGTCAACAAGATCGTGCCGCACGACGACCTCATCGCTTCCGCCCGCGCCCTGGCTCTCCGCATCACGCGACACTCGCCCCTTGCGGCCGCCGCGATCATCACCGCGGTCACGCGCGGTCTCAACATGACGATCGGCGAAGGCCTGCTGAACGAAAGCGAACAATTCGCGCACATGGTGCCAAGCCATGATCTCGCCGAGGGACTTCTAGCCTGGAAAGAACGGCGCGAGGCGCATTACACCGGACGCTGA
- a CDS encoding TetR/AcrR family transcriptional regulator: MAAASSTRDRIVSAAAKLFYAEGIRAVSVDAVAEAAGVTKRTLYYHFDSKDDLIAAYLDGRDQPNLKLFQKWFAETEGDVTAKVEGIFRNLARAARHPKWKGCGFLRTSAELANMPGHPAMRIGAAHKKKFENWLRQSLEEEGIDGADVLVRQVRLLLDGSFAVVLLHRDPSYMETAGMAAASLIRSALSNR; the protein is encoded by the coding sequence ATGGCAGCTGCTTCCTCCACCCGCGACCGTATCGTTTCTGCCGCAGCCAAGCTTTTCTATGCGGAGGGCATACGCGCCGTCAGCGTCGACGCAGTGGCGGAAGCGGCCGGCGTCACGAAGCGCACGCTCTACTATCATTTCGACAGCAAGGACGATCTGATCGCCGCCTATCTCGATGGCCGCGACCAGCCGAACCTCAAGCTCTTCCAGAAATGGTTTGCCGAGACGGAGGGCGATGTGACGGCGAAGGTGGAGGGCATCTTTCGCAATCTCGCCCGCGCCGCCCGACACCCGAAATGGAAGGGCTGCGGCTTTCTGCGCACGTCCGCCGAACTCGCGAATATGCCGGGGCATCCTGCGATGCGCATCGGGGCAGCGCATAAGAAGAAATTCGAGAACTGGCTACGGCAGAGCCTCGAAGAGGAGGGGATCGATGGCGCAGACGTGCTTGTGCGTCAGGTTCGGCTGCTCCTCGACGGAAGCTTCGCCGTCGTTTTGCTCCATCGTGATCCGAGCTATATGGAGACGGCGGGAATGGCGGCGGCATCGCTGATCAGAAGCGCGCTGTCCAACCGGTGA
- a CDS encoding VOC family protein produces the protein MTVRRIVPNLQTSDPPRARAFYADLLGLEVVMDHGWILTFAAKGGSAMPQVSFAIEGGSGTPVPALSIEVDDVDEIYRRAKHAGTEIVYDITDEPWGVRRFFLRDPFGNIVNILSHSAELKSRPPG, from the coding sequence ATGACAGTCCGACGCATCGTGCCCAATCTTCAGACGTCCGATCCGCCGCGTGCGCGCGCCTTTTATGCCGACCTGCTCGGCCTCGAGGTGGTGATGGATCACGGCTGGATCCTTACCTTCGCGGCGAAGGGAGGCTCAGCTATGCCCCAGGTGAGCTTCGCCATCGAGGGTGGATCGGGAACGCCGGTACCGGCGCTCTCGATCGAAGTGGATGACGTAGATGAGATCTATCGACGCGCGAAGCACGCCGGTACGGAAATCGTCTACGATATCACTGATGAGCCTTGGGGCGTGCGCCGATTCTTTCTACGCGACCCGTTCGGCAACATCGTCAATATCCTGTCGCATTCAGCGGAGCTCAAATCGCGCCCGCCTGGATAA
- a CDS encoding cystathionine gamma-synthase family protein: MTAPHPSKTHIGNHKLHPETLMLNYGYDPELSEGAVKPPVFLTSTFVFRSAEEGRDFFDFVSGRREPPAGVGAGLVYSRFNHPNSEIVEDRLTVFERAESGAVFSSGMAAIATTLLAFVRPGDSILHSQPLYGGTETLLAKTFLNLNVSAVGFADGVDDAAVRKAAEEAMTKGRVAVILIETPANPTNSLVDIALIRRVADMIGERQGHRPIVVCDNTLLGPVFQHPIDHGADVSLYSLTKYIGGHSDLIAGAVLGPKVIIKQIKALRGAIGTQLDPHSCWMLGRSLETLAVRMHKANENARIVAEFLRDHPKVERIHYLPFHDEASPVGRVFAAQSTGAGSTFSFDIAGGQDAAFRFLNALQIFKLAVSLGGTESLASHPAAMTHSGVPIEVRQRIGVLESTIRLSIGIEHPDDLVADVANALTTV; this comes from the coding sequence ATGACCGCGCCCCATCCTTCCAAGACCCACATCGGCAACCACAAGCTGCACCCTGAAACCCTCATGCTGAATTATGGTTACGATCCGGAACTTTCGGAGGGCGCGGTCAAGCCGCCAGTCTTCCTGACTTCGACTTTCGTTTTCCGCTCGGCCGAGGAAGGCCGCGACTTCTTCGACTTCGTTTCGGGGCGGCGCGAACCGCCGGCGGGCGTTGGGGCTGGGCTCGTCTATTCGCGCTTCAACCATCCGAACAGCGAAATCGTCGAGGACCGGCTGACTGTCTTTGAGCGGGCCGAAAGCGGCGCCGTCTTTTCCTCCGGCATGGCGGCAATCGCGACGACGCTGCTCGCCTTCGTGCGCCCGGGAGACTCCATCCTGCATTCGCAACCACTTTACGGCGGCACCGAAACGCTGCTCGCCAAAACCTTCCTCAATCTCAACGTCTCGGCAGTCGGTTTCGCCGACGGGGTCGACGACGCGGCCGTCAGGAAAGCGGCGGAAGAGGCGATGACAAAGGGACGCGTCGCCGTCATCCTCATCGAGACGCCCGCCAACCCGACCAATAGCCTCGTCGATATCGCCTTAATACGCCGCGTTGCCGACATGATCGGCGAAAGACAGGGGCACCGTCCGATCGTCGTTTGCGATAACACGCTGCTCGGCCCGGTCTTCCAGCATCCGATCGACCACGGCGCCGACGTCTCCCTTTATTCGCTGACCAAATATATCGGGGGCCATTCCGACCTTATCGCCGGTGCGGTGCTTGGCCCGAAGGTGATCATAAAGCAGATCAAGGCGCTGCGCGGTGCGATCGGCACACAGCTTGATCCGCACTCCTGCTGGATGCTCGGCCGCTCGCTGGAAACGCTGGCCGTCCGCATGCACAAGGCGAACGAGAATGCCCGCATCGTCGCCGAGTTCCTGCGTGACCATCCGAAGGTTGAACGGATCCATTACCTCCCCTTCCACGACGAGGCCTCACCCGTTGGGCGCGTTTTCGCCGCCCAGTCGACCGGCGCCGGTTCGACCTTCTCCTTCGACATCGCCGGCGGGCAGGACGCCGCCTTCCGCTTCCTGAACGCGCTGCAGATCTTCAAGCTGGCCGTCAGCCTCGGCGGCACGGAGTCGCTTGCGAGCCATCCGGCCGCGATGACGCATTCGGGCGTGCCGATCGAGGTGCGCCAGCGGATCGGCGTACTAGAATCCACGATTCGCCTGTCGATCGGCATCGAGCATCCGGACGATCTCGTCGCAGACGTCGCGAATGCATTGACGACCGTGTGA
- a CDS encoding Lrp/AsnC family transcriptional regulator, which translates to MTQKIADEMDRRILKELLADARITNNELAERVGLSASPCLRRLRRLEESGVIRGYTALVDPAIEGWTMTAIATVRLSRQHEDEIVMFEEAIRGWDEVLECHLVTGSRDYVLKVMSAGLEQYERFIKEKIARLKCVASIETSFVMNTIKERRI; encoded by the coding sequence ATGACGCAGAAAATTGCCGATGAAATGGATCGCCGGATTTTGAAGGAATTGCTGGCCGACGCCAGGATCACCAACAACGAACTCGCCGAGCGGGTCGGGCTGTCGGCATCGCCCTGCCTCAGGCGTCTGCGGCGGCTGGAGGAAAGCGGCGTCATCCGCGGTTACACAGCGCTCGTCGACCCGGCGATCGAAGGCTGGACGATGACGGCGATCGCGACCGTTCGGCTCAGCCGCCAGCACGAGGACGAAATCGTGATGTTCGAGGAGGCGATCCGCGGCTGGGACGAGGTGCTTGAATGCCACCTCGTCACCGGCTCACGCGATTATGTGCTGAAAGTCATGAGTGCCGGGCTCGAACAGTATGAGCGCTTCATCAAGGAAAAGATCGCCCGGCTGAAATGCGTCGCCTCGATCGAGACGAGTTTTGTGATGAACACGATCAAGGAGCGGCGCATTTAG
- a CDS encoding alpha/beta hydrolase yields the protein MEHLLRTDMSRPRPSSDPASFWDSFSATGLLVGVLFFAVSLTPSLIPRPYLIQGAISGFSLAAGYAIGVFLRWLWSFFELPDASPRRQRTLKIVAGLVCGAAVAVFLWQTAGWQNTVRNIMGLEPIESAEPLKLGLIAASVFVVLVFLARLFRLTFHFLSRMLERLVTRPIARAIGGLAAIALFWSVADGLIFKFALRAADSSFQTLDAYIDAEVPPPSDPTKTGSAASLVNWDELGRQGRQFIASGPTAAEIGAFSGGQAKAPVRVYVGLNSAETARERAKLALEELKRAGGFERKSLIVVVPTGTGWIDPAALDTVEYLLHGDVASIAVQYSYLTSWLSLLVEPGYGADAANALFDEVYGYWRTLPKDSRPRLYLHGLSLGAMNSQGSVDLFDVVSDPFQGALWSGPPFPSGLWQSVTADRDPASPAWLPRYRDSSIIRFTNQQNALDVPGARWGAMRIVYLQYASDPVTFFDPHSFYREPQWMEAPRGPDVSPALSWFPVVTGLQLLADMALATTSPMGYGHVYAPEHYIDAWMAVVDPPAVTPEDVTRLKTHFKGKF from the coding sequence ATGGAACACCTTCTACGGACGGACATGTCGAGGCCGCGGCCCTCAAGCGATCCTGCAAGCTTCTGGGATTCGTTTTCTGCGACCGGGCTGCTCGTCGGCGTGCTGTTCTTCGCCGTTTCGCTGACGCCGAGCCTCATTCCGCGGCCCTACCTGATCCAGGGAGCGATATCCGGCTTCTCGCTCGCTGCCGGTTATGCGATCGGCGTGTTCCTGCGCTGGCTCTGGTCCTTCTTCGAACTTCCAGACGCGTCTCCGCGACGCCAACGCACACTGAAAATCGTGGCGGGGCTGGTCTGCGGCGCGGCAGTCGCGGTGTTCCTGTGGCAGACCGCGGGATGGCAGAACACCGTCCGAAACATCATGGGGCTCGAACCGATCGAATCAGCGGAACCCCTGAAGCTCGGTCTCATCGCCGCGTCGGTCTTCGTTGTGCTCGTCTTTCTGGCGCGGCTGTTCCGGCTGACATTCCATTTTCTCTCGCGCATGCTGGAGCGCCTTGTGACCCGCCCCATCGCGAGGGCGATCGGCGGGCTTGCGGCGATCGCACTCTTCTGGTCCGTGGCCGATGGCTTGATCTTCAAGTTCGCATTGCGTGCCGCCGATAGTTCGTTCCAGACGCTCGATGCCTATATCGATGCCGAGGTCCCACCACCGTCGGATCCGACGAAGACGGGCAGCGCCGCATCGCTGGTCAACTGGGATGAGCTTGGGCGGCAGGGCCGGCAGTTTATCGCCTCCGGCCCGACGGCTGCCGAAATCGGTGCCTTCTCCGGCGGTCAGGCGAAGGCCCCCGTAAGGGTCTATGTGGGGCTGAATTCTGCCGAGACCGCGAGAGAGCGGGCGAAACTCGCCCTCGAAGAGCTAAAGCGCGCCGGCGGTTTCGAACGCAAGTCGCTGATCGTCGTCGTTCCAACTGGCACGGGCTGGATCGATCCGGCAGCACTCGATACCGTCGAATACCTGTTGCACGGCGATGTCGCGAGCATCGCGGTGCAATATTCCTATCTCACAAGCTGGCTGTCGCTGCTGGTGGAGCCGGGTTACGGCGCCGACGCCGCCAATGCGCTGTTCGACGAGGTGTATGGCTACTGGAGGACGCTGCCGAAGGATAGCCGTCCGAGGCTCTATCTCCATGGCTTGAGTCTTGGGGCGATGAACTCGCAAGGCTCGGTCGATCTCTTCGACGTCGTGAGCGATCCTTTCCAAGGCGCGCTCTGGAGCGGACCGCCCTTTCCGAGCGGGTTGTGGCAGTCGGTGACGGCGGATCGCGATCCTGCGTCCCCGGCCTGGCTGCCGCGCTACCGGGACAGTTCGATCATCCGCTTCACGAACCAGCAGAATGCGCTCGATGTTCCGGGCGCGCGCTGGGGCGCGATGCGGATCGTCTATCTGCAATATGCGAGCGATCCGGTGACTTTTTTCGATCCCCATTCCTTCTACCGCGAGCCGCAATGGATGGAGGCGCCGCGGGGGCCGGATGTCTCGCCGGCGCTAAGCTGGTTTCCGGTCGTCACCGGGCTGCAGCTTCTTGCCGACATGGCTTTGGCGACGACGTCGCCAATGGGTTACGGCCATGTCTATGCGCCGGAGCACTATATCGATGCCTGGATGGCGGTGGTCGATCCGCCGGCGGTCACGCCAGAGGACGTCACGCGGTTGAAAACGCATTTCAAGGGCAAGTTCTGA
- a CDS encoding LysR family transcriptional regulator, translating to MQVELIETFLDLMETRSFNRTAERLNITQSTVSHRVKALEAQFNRKLFTRSKGGTVPTASGLRFLDYAKALQNQWHEATRAVASAGAFERSMRLGIQHDLAETLAGNWLAAIRRELPQTEIYMEADYSNQMNRDLAAGELDLAILYTPHYLPDLHYERIGELHYILVSTQARDIAGVKPETYIRSSYSPVFDRAHRLALPHLSAAPLAAGQNMAITGLLRALGGAAYVTKATAERLSEDGVAATVADAPVIPQAVYAATSLRTRHAHQHRKIIGAMELLVSSMQAQV from the coding sequence ATGCAAGTTGAACTGATTGAGACATTTCTAGACCTGATGGAAACGCGGAGCTTCAACCGCACGGCCGAGCGGCTGAACATCACACAGTCGACCGTTTCTCATCGTGTGAAGGCGCTGGAGGCGCAGTTCAACCGCAAGCTCTTCACCCGCAGCAAGGGCGGCACGGTGCCGACCGCTTCAGGCCTGCGCTTTCTCGACTACGCGAAAGCGCTTCAAAATCAATGGCACGAAGCGACGCGCGCGGTCGCGAGTGCCGGCGCCTTCGAACGCTCGATGCGGCTTGGGATCCAGCACGATCTCGCCGAGACCCTTGCCGGCAACTGGCTGGCCGCCATCCGCCGCGAGTTGCCGCAGACCGAGATTTACATGGAGGCGGATTATTCCAACCAGATGAATCGCGATCTCGCGGCCGGGGAGCTTGACCTGGCGATCCTATACACGCCCCACTATCTGCCCGATCTTCACTACGAACGGATCGGCGAACTGCATTACATACTGGTCAGCACACAAGCCCGCGACATAGCCGGCGTTAAGCCGGAGACATATATCCGCTCCAGCTATTCGCCGGTCTTCGACCGCGCCCATCGTCTCGCCCTGCCGCATCTCTCCGCCGCACCGCTCGCCGCCGGCCAGAACATGGCGATCACCGGCTTGCTTCGCGCCCTCGGCGGGGCGGCCTATGTGACAAAGGCCACCGCCGAGCGACTTTCCGAAGATGGCGTCGCCGCAACGGTCGCCGACGCGCCCGTCATCCCGCAGGCCGTCTACGCGGCGACCAGCCTCCGCACGCGCCACGCGCACCAACACCGCAAGATCATTGGGGCGATGGAGTTGCTAGTCTCGTCAATGCAGGCGCAGGTATAG
- a CDS encoding GcvT family protein gives MSNLPSHARVVIIGGGAVGASSLYHLAKAGWTDCVLLEKNELTAGSTWHAAGNVPTFSSSWSIMNMQRYSASLYRELGALVDYPMNYHITGSIRLGHSKERLQEFKRVVGMGRYQGMDLDILTPDEMRSRYPFLETHELTGALYDPYDGDIDPAQLTQALAKGARDLGAKIIRFCPVTGARRENDEWVISTPQGEIRCEYVVNAAGYYAREVGKMFGRDVPMMVMSHQYILFDEIPELAAWSKEAGHKLPLLRDVDSSYYLRQEKYGMNLGPYERNCRAHWVTPDDPMPEDFSFQLFPDDLERLEWYLNDAVERVPILGTAGLSRVINGPIPYAPDGNPLIGPMPGVPNAFEACVFTFGICQAGGAGKVLAEWVTEGQTEWDMWSCDPRRYTDYTDQDYCIAKGMEIYGHEYAMHFPKQYWPAGRGKKLSPIHDRIAALGAQFKPYNGWERAMWYAKPGDDTSEQATQTWGREGPWAKRIEEECLAVRDAAGILDLPGFSRFRIKGEGARQWLTWLITGRVPKPGRIGLAYFADDKGRIVTEMSVMAIEEDFFFLITAATAQWHDFEWLQKHRPVDAAFTLEDVTANFSCQILTGPKSRAILAEVSEADLSKGWLTHQTAQIAGRYCQLVRVSFAGELGWEIHTKVGDTAAIFDTVWAAGQKHGLKPFGMEALDSLRIEKGYRAWKGDLSTDYTVLQGGLERFVDWSKPAFKGKAALEREKQQGASKRFVTLTVEAGECDAPYMSTLWSNGEVVGETTSGNWGYRVGKSIALGMLRADLAVPGQEIEVEIFGDRFKAVVQPDQPLWDPSNERLRA, from the coding sequence ATGTCGAATTTGCCATCTCACGCGCGTGTCGTGATCATCGGCGGGGGAGCTGTTGGCGCCTCCTCGCTCTATCATCTTGCCAAGGCCGGCTGGACCGATTGCGTACTTCTGGAAAAGAACGAATTGACGGCGGGCTCGACCTGGCATGCGGCCGGCAATGTGCCGACTTTCTCCTCGTCCTGGTCGATCATGAACATGCAGCGCTACTCGGCCTCGCTCTATCGCGAACTGGGGGCGCTGGTCGACTACCCGATGAACTATCACATCACCGGATCGATCCGCCTCGGCCATTCGAAGGAGCGCCTGCAGGAATTCAAGCGCGTCGTCGGCATGGGGCGCTACCAGGGCATGGACCTCGACATCCTGACTCCGGACGAGATGCGCAGCCGCTACCCCTTCCTCGAAACCCACGAACTGACCGGCGCGCTCTACGACCCCTATGACGGCGATATCGACCCGGCGCAGCTCACCCAGGCGCTCGCCAAGGGCGCGCGCGACTTGGGCGCGAAGATCATACGCTTCTGTCCCGTCACCGGGGCACGACGCGAAAACGATGAATGGGTGATCTCCACGCCGCAGGGCGAAATCCGCTGCGAATATGTCGTCAACGCCGCCGGCTACTACGCTCGCGAAGTCGGCAAGATGTTCGGCCGCGACGTGCCGATGATGGTGATGAGCCATCAATATATTCTCTTCGACGAGATCCCGGAGCTCGCCGCCTGGTCGAAGGAGGCGGGACACAAGCTGCCACTGCTCCGCGATGTCGATTCCTCCTATTATCTCCGGCAGGAGAAATACGGCATGAATCTCGGCCCCTATGAGCGCAATTGCCGCGCTCATTGGGTAACGCCTGATGATCCGATGCCGGAGGACTTCTCCTTCCAGCTCTTCCCCGACGATCTGGAAAGATTGGAATGGTATCTGAACGATGCGGTCGAGCGTGTGCCGATCCTCGGCACGGCCGGTCTTTCGCGCGTGATCAACGGCCCGATCCCTTATGCGCCCGACGGCAACCCGCTGATCGGGCCGATGCCCGGCGTGCCGAACGCCTTCGAGGCCTGCGTGTTCACCTTCGGCATCTGCCAGGCCGGCGGCGCCGGCAAGGTGCTCGCCGAATGGGTGACCGAAGGCCAGACGGAATGGGACATGTGGTCCTGTGATCCGCGCCGCTACACCGACTATACCGACCAGGACTATTGCATCGCCAAGGGCATGGAAATCTACGGCCACGAATATGCGATGCATTTTCCGAAACAATACTGGCCGGCCGGCCGCGGCAAAAAACTCTCGCCGATCCACGACCGTATCGCTGCGCTCGGCGCGCAGTTCAAGCCTTATAACGGCTGGGAGCGTGCCATGTGGTACGCGAAGCCCGGCGACGACACGTCCGAGCAAGCGACGCAGACCTGGGGTCGCGAAGGGCCGTGGGCAAAACGCATCGAGGAGGAATGCCTGGCTGTGCGCGACGCCGCCGGCATCCTCGACCTGCCGGGCTTCTCGCGCTTCCGCATCAAGGGCGAGGGGGCACGGCAGTGGCTGACCTGGCTCATCACCGGCCGCGTGCCGAAGCCAGGACGCATCGGGCTTGCCTATTTCGCTGACGACAAGGGGCGCATCGTCACCGAAATGTCGGTGATGGCGATCGAGGAGGACTTCTTCTTCCTGATCACGGCGGCGACGGCGCAATGGCATGATTTCGAATGGCTGCAGAAGCACCGCCCGGTCGACGCGGCCTTCACGCTTGAGGACGTGACGGCGAATTTTTCCTGCCAGATTCTGACCGGGCCGAAGTCGCGTGCGATCCTGGCAGAAGTCTCGGAGGCCGACCTTTCGAAAGGCTGGCTCACCCATCAGACGGCGCAAATCGCCGGCCGTTACTGCCAGCTCGTGCGTGTCTCCTTTGCCGGCGAGCTCGGCTGGGAAATCCACACGAAGGTGGGCGACACGGCGGCGATCTTCGATACGGTGTGGGCGGCCGGCCAGAAACACGGCCTCAAACCCTTCGGCATGGAGGCGCTCGACAGTCTGCGGATTGAGAAGGGCTACCGCGCCTGGAAGGGTGATTTGTCTACCGACTACACGGTCCTGCAGGGCGGGCTGGAGCGCTTCGTGGATTGGTCGAAGCCGGCCTTCAAGGGCAAGGCGGCGCTGGAACGCGAGAAGCAGCAGGGTGCCAGCAAGCGCTTCGTCACCCTGACGGTCGAGGCCGGCGAATGCGACGCGCCTTACATGTCGACGCTCTGGTCGAACGGCGAGGTCGTCGGCGAAACGACCTCCGGAAACTGGGGCTATCGCGTCGGCAAGTCGATCGCGCTCGGCATGCTGCGCGCGGATCTTGCCGTGCCTGGTCAGGAAATCGAGGTCGAGATTTTCGGCGACCGCTTCAAGGCGGTCGTTCAGCCGGACCAGCCGCTCTGGGATCCCTCGAATGAAAGACTGAGAGCATGA